From the Gymnogyps californianus isolate 813 chromosome 2, ASM1813914v2, whole genome shotgun sequence genome, one window contains:
- the RPL14 gene encoding 60S ribosomal protein L14 gives MVFKRFVEIGRVAFISFGPHAGKLVAIVDVIDQNRALVDGPCSGVRRQAMPFKCMQLTDFVLKFPHSARQKCVRLAWEKENINEKWAATRWAKKIEAREKKAKMTDFDRYKVMKAKKMRNRIIKHEMKKLQKMSSKKGKKPEKSEKAPKSEKAPKSEKAPKSEKAPKAQK, from the exons ATG GTGTTCAAACGCTTCGTCGAGATTGGCAGAGTTGCCTTCATTTCCTTCGGGCCACATGCTGGCAAGCTGGTGGCCATTGTGGATGTTATTGACCAAAATAGG gcACTAGTTGATGGCCCCTGCAGTGGTGTCAGAAGGCAGGCTATGCCCTTCAAGTGCATGCAGCTGACTGACTTTGTTCTCAAGTTCCCACACAG TGCTCGTCAGAAGTGTGTGCGGCTTGcctgggagaaggaaaatataaatgaaaaatgggcAGCGACAAGATGGGCAAAGAAGATTGAAGCCCGAGAAAAG aaagccAAAATGACTGACTTCGATCGCTACAAGGttatgaaagcaaagaaaatg aGAAACAGGATCATTAAGCACGAAATGAAGAAGCTCCAGAAGATGTCTTCTAAAAAAGGCAAGAAGCCAGAGAAGTCAGAGAAGGCGCCGAAGTCAGAGAAGGCGCCGAAGTCAGAGAAGGCGCCAAAGTCAGAGAAGGCGCCGAAGGcgcagaaataa